One window of Hymenobacter sp. BRD128 genomic DNA carries:
- a CDS encoding aryl-sulfate sulfotransferase, protein MPLILDNYGEIRWLLDYSSSPELAQLFYDCGINRLQNGNYYFGDKTTSRLYEVDVYGTIINRWDLPGYTFHHEMYEKPDGNFLVSVNKVGSTHPDGSPTMEDYVVEVDRHANQLVHAWDLKQTFNENRHALETDPNDWIHVNALLYDPSDNTIIVSGRYQGVAKLTYDNQVKWLLAPHRGWGPNNLGQDLRQQLLTPLDASGAAIADTAVVAGSANHPDFEWSWYQHSIQLMPNGDLLLFDNGTNRNFMRTATTHYSRAVEYRIDPVARTVRQIWTYGAARGADTYSSIVSKVQYLPAVKHIMFCPGYEVPNTTGTGGKIIELDYATKQPLLELSLSAANGWGFHRSQRMGLYP, encoded by the coding sequence ATGCCGCTCATTCTCGACAATTACGGCGAAATTCGCTGGCTGCTCGACTATTCCAGCAGTCCCGAGCTAGCGCAGCTGTTCTACGACTGCGGTATCAACCGGCTGCAAAATGGTAACTACTACTTCGGCGACAAAACGACCAGCCGCTTGTACGAGGTGGATGTGTATGGTACGATTATCAACCGCTGGGATTTGCCGGGCTACACCTTTCACCACGAAATGTATGAGAAGCCCGATGGCAATTTCCTGGTGTCGGTGAATAAAGTCGGCAGCACCCACCCCGACGGCTCGCCCACGATGGAAGACTACGTGGTGGAGGTGGACCGCCACGCCAACCAGCTCGTGCACGCGTGGGACCTCAAGCAGACCTTCAATGAAAATCGCCACGCCCTGGAAACCGACCCCAACGACTGGATTCACGTCAATGCCTTGCTCTATGACCCTAGCGACAACACCATTATCGTGTCGGGCCGCTACCAGGGCGTGGCCAAGCTCACCTACGACAACCAGGTAAAGTGGCTGCTGGCGCCGCACCGGGGCTGGGGTCCCAATAACCTGGGGCAGGACCTGCGTCAGCAGCTATTGACGCCCCTCGACGCCAGCGGCGCGGCCATTGCCGATACGGCCGTGGTGGCCGGCTCGGCCAACCACCCCGATTTTGAGTGGAGCTGGTACCAGCATTCCATCCAGCTGATGCCTAATGGCGACCTGCTGCTGTTTGATAACGGGACCAACCGCAATTTCATGCGCACAGCCACCACGCACTACAGCCGGGCCGTGGAGTATCGCATCGACCCCGTGGCCCGCACCGTGCGCCAAATCTGGACCTACGGGGCGGCCCGCGGGGCCGATACCTATTCGTCTATCGTGTCGAAGGTGCAGTACCTGCCGGCCGTCAAGCACATTATGTTTTGCCCCGGCTACGAGGTGCCCAATACCACGGGCACCGGGGGTAAAATCATCGAGCTAGACTACGCCACCAAGCAGCCGCTGCTCGAGCTGAGCTTGAGTGCGGCCAACGGCTGGGGCTTTCACCGCTCGCAGCGCATGGGGCTTTACCCCTGA